A genomic segment from Saprospiraceae bacterium encodes:
- a CDS encoding OmpA family protein, protein MKKSITLLVALLSLTCTSGLMAQKAKNAKEPKPSNMWEVGANGGYLFYSGDVTPKPGYAYGIHIRKATDYLFSLRADIIMGKAKGEGSGREFTSDWLSGTGWGVLSLSTFRFDKAVRNKNYYVMVGAGANYFETEYFNETTPQRKGNIIPREFAPHAGVGAGLAFRVSKKMNIGLEHQAMLLFGRRADLMDGSEKESGVRTPFRDLVNYSNIKINYNLGNASKRSEPLYWTNPLESVMNDIEEVKKKTDEALVDTDRDGVFDIIDQEPNTPPNATVDTKGRTLDSDKDGVPDYRDREPYYPPRAGEEVDPEGVVVNPLPGGGGRPGAGGAGGGVTEGRVQEMIDEALARYQLTESASSVTEWFLPMVHFGSDQSSVKYSDYGTLASIGRMMKGNPNLRLVITGYTDQTGPESYNNLLSYQRAKAVIDHLSTNHGIGRGRFVLQYGGKENALVPSNASYMNRRVEFRVASASDVEMDPPSPGSSTKSGY, encoded by the coding sequence ATGAAAAAGTCTATTACACTCTTAGTTGCCTTACTAAGTTTAACCTGCACAAGTGGATTAATGGCCCAAAAGGCCAAAAATGCGAAAGAACCCAAACCCAGTAACATGTGGGAAGTAGGTGCCAATGGCGGATACCTTTTTTACTCCGGAGACGTTACACCTAAACCAGGTTATGCCTATGGTATCCACATTCGCAAAGCAACCGATTACCTTTTTTCTTTGCGAGCTGATATTATTATGGGCAAAGCTAAAGGCGAAGGCTCTGGTCGGGAATTTACCAGTGATTGGCTCTCCGGAACCGGTTGGGGTGTTTTAAGTCTGAGTACTTTTCGTTTTGATAAAGCCGTCCGAAATAAAAACTATTATGTAATGGTTGGGGCTGGTGCCAATTATTTCGAGACGGAATATTTTAATGAGACTACCCCGCAACGCAAGGGAAATATCATTCCACGAGAATTTGCACCGCATGCAGGGGTAGGGGCAGGGTTGGCTTTCCGGGTCAGCAAAAAAATGAATATCGGTTTGGAACACCAGGCGATGTTGTTATTCGGCCGACGGGCAGACTTGATGGATGGCTCCGAAAAAGAAAGTGGTGTTCGTACCCCTTTCAGAGACCTTGTCAATTATTCCAACATTAAAATAAATTACAACTTAGGAAATGCTTCCAAGCGATCCGAACCCCTTTACTGGACAAATCCACTGGAGTCGGTCATGAATGATATTGAAGAAGTGAAGAAAAAGACAGATGAAGCATTAGTTGATACGGATAGAGATGGAGTATTTGATATCATTGACCAGGAGCCCAATACGCCTCCTAATGCAACCGTAGATACCAAAGGACGGACTTTAGATAGTGATAAAGACGGGGTGCCTGATTACCGAGATCGCGAGCCTTATTACCCACCAAGAGCGGGCGAAGAGGTTGATCCTGAAGGTGTAGTGGTCAATCCGCTACCTGGCGGCGGTGGACGCCCTGGTGCTGGTGGTGCAGGCGGTGGCGTCACAGAAGGCCGCGTACAAGAAATGATCGACGAAGCATTGGCGCGTTACCAACTCACCGAATCTGCTAGTTCTGTAACGGAATGGTTCCTGCCTATGGTTCACTTTGGCTCGGATCAGTCAAGTGTCAAATATTCAGATTATGGTACCTTGGCTAGCATTGGCCGGATGATGAAAGGAAATCCAAATTTGCGATTGGTGATAACTGGATATACAGATCAAACCGGTCCAGAGAGCTACAATAATTTATTGTCTTACCAGCGTGCCAAAGCGGTGATTGATCATCTTTCCACTAACCATGGCATTGGTCGTGGCCGTTTTGTGCTTCAATATGGTGGCAAAGAGAATGCCTTGGTTCCTTCTAATGCCAGCTATATGAACCGTCGCGTAGAGTTTAGAGTGGCTTCGGCTAGTGATGTGGAAATGGACCCACCTAGCCCTGGTTCTTCTACTAAATCGGGATATTAA
- a CDS encoding DUF192 domain-containing protein — MSNKKSSKKGKSSTSPKTGQTPRQRKMGFLLLLLLIPIAGGIILSTIPKQPKIGPQFIKEGELQFFRAQSDSVIQKIDIEIADTPDTRTQGLMWRRSMEEKQGMLFLMEENEPQSFWMLNTYISLDIIYVNENKEIVSIQANTKPQSTDPVPSGVAAKYVVEVNAGFCKKFGLKVGDRIAW; from the coding sequence ATGTCTAATAAAAAATCGAGTAAAAAAGGGAAATCCAGTACTTCTCCCAAAACAGGGCAAACTCCTCGCCAGCGAAAGATGGGATTTCTCCTGCTACTCCTGCTGATACCCATCGCAGGTGGTATCATTTTATCTACCATTCCCAAACAGCCAAAGATTGGCCCACAATTTATCAAGGAGGGGGAATTGCAATTCTTCCGAGCGCAATCTGATAGTGTTATTCAAAAGATCGATATTGAAATTGCAGATACGCCAGACACGCGCACCCAGGGGCTCATGTGGCGTCGGTCAATGGAAGAAAAGCAAGGGATGCTGTTCCTCATGGAAGAAAACGAACCCCAAAGCTTTTGGATGTTAAACACTTATATTTCTTTGGATATTATCTATGTTAATGAAAACAAGGAGATTGTTTCCATTCAGGCCAATACGAAACCTCAATCAACGGATCCTGTCCCTTCAGGGGTGGCAGCGAAGTATGTGGTGGAGGTGAATGCAGGTTTTTGTAAGAAATTTGGGCTGAAGGTAGGTGATCGGATAGCGTGGTGA